In one window of Candidatus Scalindua sp. DNA:
- a CDS encoding class I SAM-dependent methyltransferase, translating to MARQTEKKTAYAFNNSDIIASYDLDMDVWHPHREKMAFIAGEILPFKRSDRVRILDLGVGSGYLTNKIIEMFPGASIIAVDAAALMIDQAKIRLKAYLGQITFKPVTFQELSEKEKDLSGIDAVVSAFALHHLSREEKLRLFQFVHSILKPNGWFVNCDIFRSAVSAFEELFRHLQYMGVRERTLRMKNQDKTVDQIASEYTAKEKRDGDKLMTVAEEMELLAEAGFQRRECFWKEYREAVHGGIK from the coding sequence ATGGCAAGACAAACAGAAAAAAAGACAGCATACGCTTTCAACAACAGTGACATTATCGCATCATATGATCTGGATATGGATGTGTGGCATCCTCATCGGGAAAAAATGGCATTCATTGCTGGTGAGATATTACCTTTTAAAAGATCTGATAGAGTACGCATTCTGGACCTTGGAGTTGGTTCTGGTTATCTGACGAATAAAATAATTGAAATGTTTCCAGGCGCTTCTATTATAGCGGTTGACGCTGCAGCGTTGATGATTGATCAGGCAAAGATAAGGCTGAAGGCATATTTGGGACAGATTACGTTCAAGCCTGTTACTTTTCAGGAATTATCCGAAAAAGAAAAAGATCTTTCCGGAATTGATGCAGTAGTTTCTGCCTTCGCTCTTCACCATCTGTCTCGTGAGGAAAAACTGAGATTGTTTCAATTTGTTCACTCAATATTAAAGCCAAATGGTTGGTTTGTTAACTGTGATATATTTCGTTCTGCAGTTTCTGCTTTTGAGGAGTTGTTCAGGCACCTGCAATACATGGGGGTCAGAGAGAGAACACTGCGAATGAAAAATCAAGATAAGACCGTGGATCAAATTGCTTCAGAATATACAGCAAAAGAGAAAAGAGATGGAGATAAACTCATGACAGTTGCCGAAGAGATGGAACTTTTAGCGGAAGCGGGGTTTCAAAGACGGGAGTGTTTCTGGAAGGAATACCGTGAAGCTGTCCACGGCGGTATCAAATAA
- a CDS encoding glycosyltransferase, with protein sequence MDRRPKNPLYRQGGEIQHPDSPDPDPTISLCMIVKDEEEFLPRCLESVKDHVDEIVIVDTGSTDRTVEIAGNYGATMYHHAWENSFCKARNFSLQYATSDWILILDADEEIEREDAHKLKEVIKDSKVNVISVPLFCKPLGGRNISISRSNRLFRNHLGIHYEGIVHNFLKYTGPTKNAPIKIYHYGYSLEKEKMEKKIVRTTALLKEQIKKDPLDPIPHYNLAVSYSYQNKQMEDECIREALEAIKLFDTRKSDRQTRLQALYTASNAFLRKKDLENAEIYALKALHLYYDYLDIHNVLSSIYFQRKEYDKSLAFTHTYLRLLKEIESDPTRAIDIPFITIGLEWFAYSRISIIYYEQDRGDEGEMAMRKAATCAAEIWLPYLAVGKYFYEQKNSDLGDRFLKIGLQLEPHNRDLLYQLAEIYVTSGLPDKALVHLETILNAYPEEILAQYHLGLIFSHNNQFDKAIQSFTSVIKRDPGHTGALFNLALVYEKTGDTIQAEKIYHALLETDPEYADVYIRLGSLYLNESDYVKAKECFAQTVKLNRYPAEAYLALSKISLCMQDLEGCLENCNELLKTLHIPGNITINSLSDLSSVYGNIGAYFRKQKNGHLADYSLHIAEMLTSLRPAEKIPQRKE encoded by the coding sequence ATGGACAGAAGACCCAAAAATCCACTTTACCGGCAGGGAGGCGAGATTCAGCATCCGGATTCTCCCGACCCAGATCCAACCATTTCACTCTGCATGATTGTCAAGGATGAGGAAGAGTTTCTCCCGAGATGTCTTGAGAGTGTTAAAGATCATGTTGATGAAATAGTGATTGTCGATACCGGATCAACCGATAGAACAGTTGAAATAGCCGGCAATTATGGAGCAACTATGTATCACCATGCATGGGAAAACAGTTTCTGTAAGGCAAGAAATTTTTCATTACAATATGCAACATCTGATTGGATTCTCATACTTGATGCTGATGAGGAAATAGAGAGAGAAGATGCCCACAAACTGAAAGAAGTTATTAAAGACAGCAAGGTAAACGTGATCTCTGTACCCCTCTTTTGTAAACCGCTTGGCGGCAGAAATATATCCATTTCACGGTCAAATAGATTATTTAGAAACCACCTCGGCATTCACTATGAGGGTATCGTTCATAATTTCCTGAAATATACAGGGCCCACAAAAAACGCTCCGATAAAAATATACCATTACGGTTACAGTTTAGAAAAAGAGAAAATGGAAAAAAAAATTGTGCGGACAACGGCTCTCCTGAAGGAACAGATCAAAAAAGATCCCCTGGATCCTATTCCACACTATAATCTTGCAGTCTCTTACTCTTACCAGAACAAGCAGATGGAGGATGAATGCATCAGGGAAGCCCTGGAGGCTATCAAACTATTCGACACAAGAAAAAGTGATCGGCAGACCAGATTACAGGCACTTTATACGGCAAGCAATGCATTTTTACGTAAAAAAGACCTGGAAAATGCTGAAATCTACGCTCTCAAGGCACTTCATCTCTATTACGATTATCTTGATATCCACAATGTACTCTCCTCCATATACTTCCAGCGTAAAGAGTATGACAAATCGCTCGCTTTCACCCATACATACTTGAGATTATTGAAGGAAATCGAATCTGATCCAACCCGTGCCATTGACATACCCTTTATTACCATTGGCCTGGAGTGGTTTGCCTATTCGCGAATTTCAATCATTTATTATGAACAAGACCGAGGCGATGAAGGAGAAATGGCGATGAGAAAGGCCGCAACCTGTGCCGCAGAGATATGGCTGCCTTATCTTGCGGTTGGAAAATATTTCTATGAACAAAAAAATTCTGATCTGGGTGATAGGTTCCTGAAGATTGGGTTGCAGCTTGAACCACACAACAGAGATTTACTGTACCAACTGGCTGAAATATACGTAACTTCAGGTCTGCCAGATAAGGCATTGGTACACCTGGAGACAATCCTGAACGCTTACCCTGAAGAGATATTGGCACAATACCACCTGGGACTTATTTTTTCACATAACAACCAGTTTGATAAGGCGATTCAATCTTTTACCTCAGTGATCAAAAGGGATCCCGGGCATACAGGAGCCCTATTCAACCTGGCGCTTGTTTATGAAAAAACAGGAGACACCATACAAGCAGAAAAGATTTATCATGCACTCCTGGAAACAGATCCGGAATATGCCGATGTGTATATACGATTAGGTTCGCTCTATTTGAATGAATCAGATTATGTGAAGGCGAAAGAGTGTTTTGCCCAAACCGTAAAATTAAACAGATATCCTGCTGAAGCATATCTTGCCCTAAGCAAAATCTCTCTCTGCATGCAGGATCTGGAGGGATGCCTGGAGAATTGCAATGAATTGTTGAAAACCCTGCACATTCCGGGAAACATTACCATAAACAGCCTGTCTGACTTAAGCAGTGTTTATGGAAACATTGGAGCATATTTCAGGAAACAGAAAAACGGACACCTGGCAGATTATTCTCTTCATATCGCTGAGATGTTGACGTCTCTTAGACCTGCGGAAAAAATCCCGCAACGAAAAGAATAA
- the flgN gene encoding flagellar export chaperone FlgN, producing the protein MNMKNNSIGFRGKIISYFERELRYYEKLGVLAKQQDEVIQSGDIKKLEFLIKEKENCIKEISQSINSNGESIEELLYHDQTALSDKTVKMLLKKKHSLLTALLHYDQNSIDLLTSSIDDIKIKTGFLGKRRKILNALKLQQSETPRYLDVVK; encoded by the coding sequence ATGAATATGAAAAACAACAGTATCGGTTTCAGAGGAAAAATAATTTCATATTTTGAGAGAGAGTTGAGGTATTATGAAAAGTTAGGGGTGTTAGCAAAACAACAGGATGAAGTGATACAATCCGGTGATATAAAAAAATTAGAGTTCTTAATAAAGGAAAAGGAAAACTGTATTAAAGAGATTAGCCAGTCGATAAACTCGAATGGGGAAAGTATCGAAGAGCTGTTATATCATGATCAAACAGCTCTTTCAGATAAGACGGTAAAAATGTTATTAAAGAAAAAACACTCCTTACTTACTGCCCTCTTGCATTATGATCAGAACAGTATCGATTTATTAACCTCTTCAATTGATGATATAAAAATCAAAACAGGATTTCTTGGGAAAAGGCGCAAGATCCTGAATGCCTTGAAGTTGCAGCAATCAGAGACACCAAGGTACCTCGACGTTGTGAAATAG
- the fliS gene encoding flagellar export chaperone FliS, whose protein sequence is MNTQKIGLYKKTQIETEDQITLILKLYDRAIYHLEKGKHEIEEKRYEEKNASLTKAKEIVLELLMALDEEKGESVAVSLSQLYNFVIREIMKANLHLNCKAIDNSVKILSELRESWNTIDSTPETMCDQDDGTEIAVNVSG, encoded by the coding sequence ATGAACACACAAAAAATAGGATTATACAAGAAAACACAGATCGAGACAGAAGACCAGATAACGCTGATTTTAAAGTTGTATGACAGGGCGATCTATCACCTTGAGAAGGGCAAACATGAGATCGAGGAAAAGAGATATGAAGAAAAGAACGCTTCTCTCACAAAGGCGAAGGAGATCGTATTGGAATTGCTTATGGCACTGGATGAAGAGAAAGGGGAATCGGTTGCCGTCTCATTGTCTCAATTATACAACTTTGTAATACGCGAGATAATGAAAGCGAATTTACATCTGAACTGCAAAGCGATAGACAATTCTGTTAAGATCCTGTCCGAATTAAGAGAATCATGGAACACGATAGATAGTACTCCGGAGACAATGTGCGATCAAGATGATGGTACAGAGATTGCGGTTAATGTTTCAGGTTAG
- the fliD gene encoding flagellar filament capping protein FliD — protein sequence MLGTSSIGGLVSGLDTKGLISQLMAVSSRRVQVVVGNQEKQNDKLAAFQALNTSLSEFKAKAEALNNTDTFNVYKGNTTTTSTNFKADDLLTVSTTTDASPGNHTIEFTATSQLATARKLSSQSFSSKTAALEKSGAFVINGSGISITTSDSLTEIATKINNANSGSNATGVTASVLTVSSTDHRLIIKSDETGAGKFSLLDATSSGDILQDLGLSNTSSAIKTVTSDGAQSDEFSNSEASVRSLLGISGVHSGTVTIGGVAVTIDLENDSLTEIASNISDTVAGVSASVVSTTADGVTKYRIDISGTTAFTDDNNVLQALGILEGQQGIVAEVHTASQNNTETSAGTGTSITSGTAFALINTGSDSNNVTNGDTITITGTKNDGSAATGTYTISDKSTDTIQGFLTEIETVFGLDAGSATMSNGKVLITDSVSGDSQLSVTISTNNEGGGTLDFGTLTATTQGYSMETTAGQDAKVKIDGVIVSRSTNTIDDVISGVTLNLSQVESGTAVNLTISRDTDSIKSSVNDFLKAYNTIIESINREFKFDEEKESAGVLSGESTLVTIKSIIQSTITNTISLLPSGSNALSLIGINSDKNGKLSLTDSTFISKINSGFNAVKRMFIAEGTTTNSEVTYISHTNKTVAGGYAVVIDTVSTQAAVTGTEDLSSGIGGSTDTITITDTATGRVATINLDGNGGGNATSLTDIVNTINSELAAERAQVLVGSVANTAAASNITGGTAFSDIDGTSLQDGDVISFTGTSKAGKSINDSFTISGTDTVQDFLSAIESAYDNTVSATINAGKIKLADITGGDSLLSITISEPSGRGLDFGTVSETNTDGVTGRYAMELTASSSGNNFVLTHNSYGSAQGFTIDESNDTLGAEGSQIGVDVAGTINGESATGVGQILTGDAPAADSTTSVEGLVLRILSTAATTPSLPSSKGTVTLTKGAAEQMFNNIDTIVNSIDGLLTIRMDGLQESIDSLQGTIDGMEDRLSTEQANLEFKFVRLELNLSRLQSVSSFLSQQLGSLSRLTR from the coding sequence ATGTTAGGTACAAGTTCTATTGGCGGTCTGGTTTCCGGCCTTGATACCAAAGGTTTGATTTCACAGCTTATGGCCGTCAGCAGTAGACGTGTCCAGGTTGTCGTCGGCAATCAGGAAAAACAGAATGATAAACTGGCAGCTTTCCAGGCGTTGAATACAAGTTTATCAGAATTTAAAGCAAAGGCGGAAGCTCTCAATAACACTGATACCTTTAATGTCTATAAGGGAAATACGACGACAACCTCTACTAATTTTAAGGCCGATGATCTCCTCACTGTCTCAACAACAACCGATGCGAGTCCCGGAAATCACACAATAGAGTTTACCGCAACATCACAATTGGCAACGGCCAGAAAACTATCGTCACAGAGTTTCAGCAGTAAAACTGCGGCATTGGAAAAATCTGGTGCATTTGTCATAAATGGCAGCGGAATCAGCATTACCACTTCAGATTCTCTGACGGAGATTGCAACAAAGATTAATAATGCCAATTCCGGTTCCAATGCAACCGGAGTAACGGCCAGCGTATTGACGGTATCCAGTACCGACCACCGCCTGATCATAAAAAGCGATGAGACCGGTGCAGGTAAATTCAGTTTACTCGATGCTACCTCATCAGGAGATATTCTTCAAGACCTGGGGCTTAGTAATACTTCTTCGGCCATTAAGACTGTAACAAGCGATGGTGCACAGTCTGATGAGTTCTCAAACAGTGAAGCCTCAGTAAGATCCCTGCTTGGCATATCAGGAGTCCATAGCGGGACTGTTACTATCGGTGGTGTAGCGGTAACCATTGATCTGGAAAATGACTCTCTTACGGAAATCGCCAGCAACATCAGTGATACTGTTGCCGGCGTAAGTGCGTCAGTAGTAAGTACGACTGCTGACGGTGTGACAAAATATCGTATCGACATAAGTGGCACAACTGCTTTTACGGATGACAATAACGTGCTCCAGGCACTAGGTATTCTTGAAGGGCAGCAGGGTATAGTAGCAGAGGTACATACTGCATCTCAGAACAATACAGAAACCAGCGCGGGGACGGGGACTTCAATTACCAGTGGTACTGCTTTCGCGTTAATAAACACCGGCAGTGATTCAAACAATGTAACGAATGGTGATACGATCACTATAACTGGCACGAAAAATGATGGGTCAGCTGCCACTGGAACATATACAATTTCAGATAAGTCCACTGATACCATACAAGGTTTTCTTACGGAAATTGAAACAGTTTTTGGTCTTGATGCCGGAAGTGCGACAATGAGTAACGGGAAGGTCTTAATTACTGATAGCGTCTCAGGAGATAGTCAATTAAGCGTAACCATAAGTACAAATAATGAAGGTGGGGGTACACTAGATTTTGGTACGCTTACCGCTACCACACAGGGATATTCCATGGAAACAACTGCAGGTCAGGATGCAAAGGTGAAAATAGATGGTGTTATTGTCTCACGAAGCACCAACACAATTGACGACGTCATAAGCGGAGTCACCTTAAATCTTTCACAAGTGGAATCCGGGACGGCCGTAAACCTGACGATATCAAGGGATACCGATAGTATAAAGTCTAGTGTCAATGACTTCCTGAAAGCATACAACACCATAATAGAATCAATCAACAGGGAGTTCAAATTTGACGAGGAAAAAGAGTCTGCCGGTGTGTTATCGGGCGAGAGCACCCTGGTTACCATCAAGAGCATTATACAATCAACCATTACAAACACTATCTCTCTGCTCCCATCCGGCTCCAATGCTCTTTCCCTGATTGGTATAAATTCTGACAAGAATGGTAAACTGTCATTGACGGACAGCACTTTTATATCGAAGATCAATTCCGGTTTTAACGCGGTGAAGAGGATGTTTATTGCCGAAGGCACCACGACAAACAGCGAGGTTACCTATATATCACATACCAACAAAACGGTAGCCGGAGGATATGCGGTGGTCATTGATACTGTTTCAACCCAGGCTGCGGTTACGGGGACTGAAGATCTCAGCAGCGGGATAGGGGGATCAACTGATACGATAACGATTACGGATACCGCCACAGGCCGGGTGGCGACTATCAATCTTGATGGTAATGGAGGAGGAAATGCAACCTCCTTAACCGATATTGTAAATACCATTAATTCAGAACTGGCTGCGGAACGTGCACAGGTACTAGTGGGGAGTGTTGCAAATACTGCAGCTGCCAGTAACATAACAGGCGGTACTGCCTTTTCAGACATTGACGGGACTTCATTGCAGGATGGAGACGTTATCTCTTTCACGGGGACGTCAAAGGCAGGAAAATCTATTAATGACTCTTTTACCATCAGTGGCACTGATACGGTTCAGGATTTTCTCTCCGCAATAGAGAGTGCTTATGATAATACCGTATCCGCAACCATCAACGCCGGAAAGATTAAATTAGCAGATATAACAGGAGGTGACAGCCTTCTCTCAATTACCATATCGGAACCCTCAGGACGTGGCCTTGATTTCGGCACGGTATCGGAAACGAATACGGATGGCGTTACGGGGAGATATGCAATGGAGCTGACAGCATCTTCAAGTGGAAACAATTTCGTTCTTACACACAACAGTTATGGAAGTGCCCAGGGATTTACGATTGACGAATCAAATGATACGCTGGGTGCCGAGGGCAGCCAGATTGGTGTAGATGTAGCTGGAACGATAAATGGTGAGTCCGCAACAGGTGTGGGGCAGATCTTGACAGGGGATGCCCCGGCAGCCGATTCTACAACGAGTGTCGAAGGACTCGTTCTCAGAATTTTATCTACGGCTGCCACTACCCCCTCACTTCCCAGCTCAAAGGGTACGGTAACATTGACCAAAGGTGCAGCAGAGCAGATGTTCAATAATATAGATACCATAGTGAATTCGATTGATGGGTTGCTTACGATCAGGATGGATGGCCTGCAGGAATCAATAGACAGCCTCCAGGGGACCATAGACGGTATGGAAGATCGGCTGTCAACTGAGCAGGCAAACCTGGAGTTTAAGTTTGTTCGATTGGAATTAAATCTTTCAAGGCTTCAATCCGTCAGCTCTTTCCTGTCACAACAACTAGGTTCACTGTCCCGGTTGACACGTTAG
- a CDS encoding tetratricopeptide repeat protein, protein MENSEDLFHKALKYHKDGNLAAAETSYRNLLDIEPGQTAALILLSTLSLQKGDLERASELVKEAIMLKPEDAETYNILGVILQKQGKFEEAAASYGNAMKLKSDHAEIYNNLGAVLIEMGRSDEAIANYKYAIVLKPDYADAHYNLANALKRECRLDEAVRHYRKAITFNPDYIEAHNNLGVTLKDQGRYDESLCALSRAISLSPDNAEAHNNCGIVLQEQGRLNEALLAFDKAIASKTDYGEAQFNRSMLLLLKGRFTEAWPEYEKRLCTKEYALKTLQQPEWKGSPLNGESILVHAEQGFGDTIQFARYLPLVQSKGGRVIFECWPQLLKLLENGNGIDEIVEMSTSGYPAQEFDFHIPLMSLPGIFDTKLETIPSPVPYIVADLRLADEWQKLLAGNDCFRIGIVWSGNPENRTICLKKSCTLRAFADLSEIPGLKFYSLQKGPASVEVLSPPEGMDIINLEDKLDDFSDTAAVIANLDLVISVDTAVAHLAGALGKPVWILLPFVPDWRWLMNREDSPWYPSMRLFRQTHPGDWAGVFNRVGEALAEKMPDFNAKKLVTRKSSGGFITDQKRRLMQDSGTISPIETTPEARTRLQAGEISGRRSTVSLCMIVKDEEGNLARCLDSVNSLVDEMIIVDTGSRDRTVEIAQRYGADVYYHAWENSFSKARNYSLQYATSKWILIMDADEELNKSDISRIKELIKGNGYSAISFVVKSRSRNSHNESYTNSIRLFRNFQGTRYDGIVHNVLSFRGKCLESSISITHYGYNLSEKEMEKKFVRTYCLLQKQIRTDPCNPVPYRYLGILYLEKGEYGKAIRESKTALELTEIKKLNIRDFLVSYYVISAAGYGSGRLQEAEFYALKLIGLDNRYVDGFCILAFVYADLKRYDNFLEVSEKYLALLDEATKEPKGYNSCTFHTIGHKWKIHLLRGFFYLSDNQIARGESEIDKAVAESADIRDCLTLLGEFYRERNDLDKAEETYVKLLNMNEPSADTMFKIGQVKVKRGCIEEAVSFWRKAVDIDPTLFAVRLLICKSNIVLDKYEDVVADCDQLLKALNLPRSITLRGLDDLGDMFEDIGKKLYERDDVQSAETAFTIKNDLRRIHCHGEEALDKEHSIHQLELAGTRKND, encoded by the coding sequence ATGGAAAATTCCGAGGATTTATTTCACAAAGCCCTCAAATATCATAAGGATGGTAACCTTGCTGCAGCAGAAACATCATACCGAAATCTCCTGGATATAGAACCGGGACAGACAGCCGCATTAATTCTCTTAAGTACCCTGAGTCTGCAGAAGGGGGATCTTGAGAGGGCATCAGAACTGGTTAAGGAGGCGATTATGCTCAAACCTGAAGATGCTGAAACATATAATATTCTGGGAGTTATTTTACAGAAACAGGGGAAATTTGAAGAGGCCGCTGCAAGTTATGGAAATGCGATGAAGCTGAAGTCTGACCATGCAGAGATCTACAACAATCTTGGGGCTGTATTAATAGAGATGGGCAGGTCTGATGAGGCCATTGCAAATTATAAATACGCGATTGTACTGAAACCTGATTATGCTGATGCACACTATAATCTCGCCAATGCATTGAAACGGGAGTGCAGGCTGGATGAAGCAGTAAGACATTACAGGAAAGCGATTACTTTCAACCCAGACTATATAGAGGCACATAATAATCTGGGAGTAACTCTCAAGGATCAAGGACGGTACGATGAATCTCTGTGTGCTCTTTCCCGTGCGATAAGCCTCAGCCCCGATAATGCAGAAGCTCATAATAACTGCGGAATAGTTCTCCAGGAACAGGGAAGATTAAACGAAGCACTTCTTGCCTTTGACAAGGCAATCGCATCAAAAACGGATTATGGAGAAGCTCAATTTAACAGGTCCATGTTGTTGCTGTTGAAAGGGCGTTTTACTGAAGCCTGGCCAGAATATGAGAAGAGATTGTGCACAAAGGAGTATGCGTTAAAAACACTGCAACAGCCTGAATGGAAAGGTTCTCCTCTCAATGGTGAGAGTATCCTCGTACACGCTGAGCAGGGCTTTGGTGACACGATACAATTTGCCCGTTATCTGCCCCTGGTCCAGTCAAAAGGTGGCCGTGTAATCTTTGAGTGCTGGCCTCAGCTCCTTAAGCTTTTAGAAAACGGTAACGGAATCGATGAAATCGTTGAAATGTCCACTTCCGGATATCCGGCTCAGGAATTTGATTTCCATATTCCTCTTATGAGCCTGCCTGGAATATTTGATACAAAACTTGAAACGATACCATCTCCTGTCCCCTATATTGTGGCAGATCTCAGACTTGCTGATGAATGGCAGAAACTCCTTGCCGGTAATGACTGCTTCAGAATTGGTATTGTTTGGTCAGGGAATCCGGAGAACCGCACTATCTGTCTTAAGAAATCGTGCACTTTACGTGCTTTTGCTGACCTGTCTGAGATTCCGGGATTGAAATTCTACTCTCTGCAAAAGGGCCCGGCTTCAGTTGAAGTGCTCTCTCCGCCTGAGGGTATGGACATCATCAATCTGGAAGATAAGCTGGATGACTTTTCAGACACGGCAGCGGTAATTGCTAATCTTGATCTCGTTATTTCTGTCGATACCGCAGTAGCACATCTTGCCGGCGCTCTTGGCAAACCGGTATGGATACTCCTGCCGTTCGTGCCAGACTGGCGCTGGTTAATGAATCGTGAGGACAGTCCATGGTATCCGAGTATGCGTCTATTTCGTCAGACTCATCCAGGTGATTGGGCTGGAGTTTTTAATCGAGTGGGAGAAGCATTAGCAGAGAAGATGCCGGATTTTAACGCAAAAAAGCTTGTTACCAGAAAATCTTCAGGAGGTTTCATCACCGATCAAAAGAGACGGTTAATGCAGGATTCAGGTACGATTTCACCAATTGAAACAACTCCGGAGGCTCGGACCAGACTTCAGGCAGGAGAAATCTCCGGCCGTAGATCTACTGTTTCTCTCTGCATGATCGTAAAGGATGAGGAAGGCAATCTTGCGAGGTGTCTTGACAGTGTTAACTCACTGGTTGATGAGATGATAATTGTTGATACCGGTTCAAGAGACAGGACAGTGGAGATTGCACAGAGATATGGTGCCGATGTCTATTACCATGCATGGGAAAACAGTTTCAGCAAGGCAAGGAACTATTCCCTGCAGTACGCAACTTCCAAATGGATACTCATAATGGACGCAGATGAGGAGTTAAACAAATCTGATATTTCAAGGATCAAGGAATTAATAAAGGGTAACGGGTATTCAGCCATATCCTTTGTTGTCAAAAGCAGGTCAAGGAACTCTCATAATGAATCATACACAAACTCCATCCGCCTCTTCAGAAATTTCCAGGGTACACGGTATGATGGAATTGTTCACAACGTTTTATCATTCAGGGGGAAATGTCTAGAATCATCAATAAGTATAACCCACTATGGATATAATTTATCGGAAAAAGAGATGGAGAAAAAGTTCGTACGGACATATTGTTTGTTACAAAAGCAGATAAGAACGGATCCATGCAATCCGGTTCCTTACCGATATCTTGGAATCCTGTATTTAGAAAAAGGTGAATATGGAAAAGCTATCAGGGAGAGTAAAACGGCTCTGGAATTAACAGAAATAAAAAAACTGAATATAAGAGACTTCTTAGTATCCTATTATGTGATCAGTGCGGCAGGTTATGGATCAGGGAGGCTCCAGGAGGCAGAGTTCTATGCATTGAAGCTCATTGGACTCGATAACAGATACGTAGATGGTTTCTGTATTCTTGCATTCGTATACGCTGATTTGAAAAGGTACGACAATTTTCTGGAAGTCTCAGAAAAGTATTTAGCATTGTTGGATGAAGCAACAAAAGAACCGAAAGGATATAACTCCTGTACATTTCATACGATCGGGCACAAATGGAAGATACACCTCCTGAGAGGATTCTTTTATTTATCTGACAATCAGATAGCCAGGGGTGAGTCCGAGATTGACAAAGCTGTCGCTGAATCTGCTGACATCAGGGATTGCCTGACTCTTCTGGGTGAATTTTACAGAGAAAGGAATGATCTTGATAAGGCGGAAGAGACGTATGTAAAACTCCTGAATATGAATGAACCGTCAGCGGATACGATGTTTAAGATTGGTCAAGTCAAAGTAAAAAGAGGATGCATTGAAGAAGCTGTCTCTTTCTGGAGGAAGGCGGTTGATATTGATCCGACTCTCTTTGCTGTCAGGCTCCTTATCTGTAAGAGTAATATAGTCCTGGATAAGTACGAAGATGTTGTTGCCGATTGTGATCAATTATTAAAAGCATTGAATTTGCCTCGGAGTATCACCCTGAGAGGTCTTGACGATTTGGGGGATATGTTTGAAGATATAGGTAAAAAACTTTACGAAAGAGATGATGTTCAATCTGCCGAAACGGCCTTTACGATAAAAAATGATCTAAGACGCATTCATTGTCATGGAGAAGAAGCTCTGGATAAAGAACATTCTATTCACCAGCTTGAACTGGCCGGAACAAGAAAAAATGATTGA